From Medicago truncatula cultivar Jemalong A17 chromosome 7, MtrunA17r5.0-ANR, whole genome shotgun sequence, a single genomic window includes:
- the LOC25498858 gene encoding uncharacterized protein isoform X2 — MKDDKKRRKNKKKNNKQNKNNVDIRVGGTVIRDHNLVNYNGKYEHASLIETVDDSIVDRETGNGDQNLASNARDEHALNSIMDRETGNRDHNHLVNDAKDEHANISEAVVNSNGDGESSTRDQNQVNNGKEDSTEFLSTTHGQSVSEDWDWDAEVPNKDLNVHLPNGKKCDISDETIRNLKEENDMLIQRETISEKTIQILTEEIDTNIRKEVLSLKIIKELNEENHMHIQKETVLQLSSETPKDIPEIIFPTSDRVEPSPKQMSIQQGTVSLPSQSSILTEGNQLKDDEVDISQTATEIETGNMQLSVENDILPQTSRPMALVVEDNLIVEAEIVSTTEPDDKEDTASDAKETKEADTDTVGRSIYSNNQLEELVSRLAAPVHLSSPISALSSSALSQNPNVQNISEVMQKLKVLVGKDLDSIMSTTGVVGEISSLLKNLDEIKDHLSPVDFGTFSVVQMVVGRFESDFPNIKLALSTYHDVHQEQQGVLGCLQELIQRRTDVNDKHEELNQRKQQITNRINGLQHDLQEAEKELATVLTEMDINAASGKDIESKINEECPKGASLMTKMSSVEPVYHFALAKKASLAEDWANIQACFLSKSI, encoded by the exons ATGAAGGACGataagaaaaggagaaaaaacaagaagaaaaataacaagCAAAACAAGAATAATGTCGATATTAGGGTTGGAGGAACAGTAATTAGGGATCATAATTTAGTGAATTATAATGGTAAATATGAGCATGCTAGTCTAATAGAGACTGTGGATGATTCAATTGTGGACCGAGAAACAGGTAATGGAGATCAGAATCTGGCGAGTAATGCTAGGGATGAGCATGCATTGAATTCAATTATGGATAGAGAAACAGGTAACAGGGATCATAATCATCTGGTTAATGATGCTAAGGACGAGCATGCTAATATTTCGGAGGCTGTGGTGAACTCAAACGGGGATGGAGAAAGTTCAACCAGGGATCAGAATCAGGTGAATAACGGTAAAGAGGATTCCACTGAGTTTTTGAGCACAACTCATGGGCAAAGTGTGAGCGAGGATTGGGATTGGGATGCAGAGGTCCCAAACAAAGATCTGAATGTACATCTGCCAAATGGTAAAAAATGT GACATATCAGACGAAACAATTAGAAacttaaaagaagaaaatgatatGCTCATTCAGAGAGAG ACCATATCAGAAAAGACCATCCAGATATTGACAGAAGAAATTGATACAAACATTCGTAAAGAG GTCCTGTCACTAAAGATAATCAAGGAGCTGAACGAAGAAAATCATATGCACATTCAGAAAGAG ACGGTGTTGCAATTATCCTCTGAAACTCCCAAGGATATTCCAGAAATCATCTTTCCCACTAGTGATCGAGTTGAGCCTTCTCCAAAACAAATGTCAATTCAACAAGGTACTGTGTCTTTGCCTTCTCAATCCTCTATCTTGACAGAGGGTAATCAATTGAAGGATGATGAAGTTGACATTTCCCAAACTGCCACGGAAATTGAAACTGGAAACATGCAATTGTCTGTGGAAAATGATATTCTTCCCCAAACATCTCGCCCTATGGCTTTGGTTGTCGAAGACAATTTGATAGTAGAGGCAGAAATTGTCTCAACCACGGAGCCTGATGACAAAGaagatactgcttctgatgcgAAAGAAACTAAAGAGGCTGACACAGATACTGTCGGTAGGAGCATTTATTCAAATAACCAACTAGAAGAACTTGTGTCAAGACTCGCTGCCCCTGTTCACTTGAGCTCACCAATTTCTGCTCTATCCTCTAGTGCTCTTTCTCAAAACCCGAATGTCCAAAATATTTCAGAAGTTATGCAAAAATTGAAAGTCTTGGTGGGCAAGGATCTTGACTCAATCATGTCCACCACTGGTGTTGTTGGGGAGATATCTTCATTGTTGAAAAATTTAGATGAAATCAAAGACCATCTCAGCCCTGTTGATTTTGGAACCTTTTCTGTAGTTCAGATGGTTGTTGGTCGTTTTGAAAGTGACTTCCCAAACATCAAACTTGCCCTATCCACCTATCATGATGTGCATCAAGAACAACAAGGAGTTCTTGGGTGTCTTCAAGAGTTGATACAACGTCGAACAGATGTGAATGACAAGCACGAGGAACTCAACCAGAGAAAACAGCAAATCACTAATCGCATTAATGGCCTTCAACATGATCTTCAAGAAGCAGAAAAGGAACTAGCTACAGTATTGACTGAAATGGATATCAATGCAGCATCTGGCAAAGACATTGAGTCCAAAATCAATGAGGAATGTCCGAAAGGTGCGAGTCTCATGACCAAGATGTCATCCGTTGAACCTGTCTATCACTTTGCTCTTGCCAAGAAAGCCTCTTTAGCTGAAGATTGGGCCAACATTCAAGCTTGTTTCCTTTCAAAATCTATATAA
- the LOC25498858 gene encoding uncharacterized protein isoform X1 has product MKDDKKRRKNKKKNNKQNKNNVDIRVGGTVIRDHNLVNYNGKYEHASLIETVDDSIVDRETGNGDQNLASNARDEHALNSIMDRETGNRDHNHLVNDAKDEHANISEAVVNSNGDGESSTRDQNQVNNGKEDSTEFLSTTHGQSVSEDWDWDAEVPNKDLNVHLPNGKKCDISDETIRNLKEENDMLIQRETISEKTIQILTEEIDTNIRKEVLSLKIIKELNEENHMHIQKEVALEENIRKLKKELDMHAKNETVLQLSSETPKDIPEIIFPTSDRVEPSPKQMSIQQGTVSLPSQSSILTEGNQLKDDEVDISQTATEIETGNMQLSVENDILPQTSRPMALVVEDNLIVEAEIVSTTEPDDKEDTASDAKETKEADTDTVGRSIYSNNQLEELVSRLAAPVHLSSPISALSSSALSQNPNVQNISEVMQKLKVLVGKDLDSIMSTTGVVGEISSLLKNLDEIKDHLSPVDFGTFSVVQMVVGRFESDFPNIKLALSTYHDVHQEQQGVLGCLQELIQRRTDVNDKHEELNQRKQQITNRINGLQHDLQEAEKELATVLTEMDINAASGKDIESKINEECPKGASLMTKMSSVEPVYHFALAKKASLAEDWANIQACFLSKSI; this is encoded by the exons ATGAAGGACGataagaaaaggagaaaaaacaagaagaaaaataacaagCAAAACAAGAATAATGTCGATATTAGGGTTGGAGGAACAGTAATTAGGGATCATAATTTAGTGAATTATAATGGTAAATATGAGCATGCTAGTCTAATAGAGACTGTGGATGATTCAATTGTGGACCGAGAAACAGGTAATGGAGATCAGAATCTGGCGAGTAATGCTAGGGATGAGCATGCATTGAATTCAATTATGGATAGAGAAACAGGTAACAGGGATCATAATCATCTGGTTAATGATGCTAAGGACGAGCATGCTAATATTTCGGAGGCTGTGGTGAACTCAAACGGGGATGGAGAAAGTTCAACCAGGGATCAGAATCAGGTGAATAACGGTAAAGAGGATTCCACTGAGTTTTTGAGCACAACTCATGGGCAAAGTGTGAGCGAGGATTGGGATTGGGATGCAGAGGTCCCAAACAAAGATCTGAATGTACATCTGCCAAATGGTAAAAAATGT GACATATCAGACGAAACAATTAGAAacttaaaagaagaaaatgatatGCTCATTCAGAGAGAG ACCATATCAGAAAAGACCATCCAGATATTGACAGAAGAAATTGATACAAACATTCGTAAAGAG GTCCTGTCACTAAAGATAATCAAGGAGCTGAACGAAGAAAATCATATGCACATTCAGAAAGAG GTTGCATTAGAAGAGAATATCagaaaattgaagaaagaactTGATATGCATGCTAAGAACGAG ACGGTGTTGCAATTATCCTCTGAAACTCCCAAGGATATTCCAGAAATCATCTTTCCCACTAGTGATCGAGTTGAGCCTTCTCCAAAACAAATGTCAATTCAACAAGGTACTGTGTCTTTGCCTTCTCAATCCTCTATCTTGACAGAGGGTAATCAATTGAAGGATGATGAAGTTGACATTTCCCAAACTGCCACGGAAATTGAAACTGGAAACATGCAATTGTCTGTGGAAAATGATATTCTTCCCCAAACATCTCGCCCTATGGCTTTGGTTGTCGAAGACAATTTGATAGTAGAGGCAGAAATTGTCTCAACCACGGAGCCTGATGACAAAGaagatactgcttctgatgcgAAAGAAACTAAAGAGGCTGACACAGATACTGTCGGTAGGAGCATTTATTCAAATAACCAACTAGAAGAACTTGTGTCAAGACTCGCTGCCCCTGTTCACTTGAGCTCACCAATTTCTGCTCTATCCTCTAGTGCTCTTTCTCAAAACCCGAATGTCCAAAATATTTCAGAAGTTATGCAAAAATTGAAAGTCTTGGTGGGCAAGGATCTTGACTCAATCATGTCCACCACTGGTGTTGTTGGGGAGATATCTTCATTGTTGAAAAATTTAGATGAAATCAAAGACCATCTCAGCCCTGTTGATTTTGGAACCTTTTCTGTAGTTCAGATGGTTGTTGGTCGTTTTGAAAGTGACTTCCCAAACATCAAACTTGCCCTATCCACCTATCATGATGTGCATCAAGAACAACAAGGAGTTCTTGGGTGTCTTCAAGAGTTGATACAACGTCGAACAGATGTGAATGACAAGCACGAGGAACTCAACCAGAGAAAACAGCAAATCACTAATCGCATTAATGGCCTTCAACATGATCTTCAAGAAGCAGAAAAGGAACTAGCTACAGTATTGACTGAAATGGATATCAATGCAGCATCTGGCAAAGACATTGAGTCCAAAATCAATGAGGAATGTCCGAAAGGTGCGAGTCTCATGACCAAGATGTCATCCGTTGAACCTGTCTATCACTTTGCTCTTGCCAAGAAAGCCTCTTTAGCTGAAGATTGGGCCAACATTCAAGCTTGTTTCCTTTCAAAATCTATATAA
- the LOC25498858 gene encoding uncharacterized protein isoform X3 yields the protein MYICQMDISDETIRNLKEENDMLIQRETISEKTIQILTEEIDTNIRKEVLSLKIIKELNEENHMHIQKEVALEENIRKLKKELDMHAKNETVLQLSSETPKDIPEIIFPTSDRVEPSPKQMSIQQGTVSLPSQSSILTEGNQLKDDEVDISQTATEIETGNMQLSVENDILPQTSRPMALVVEDNLIVEAEIVSTTEPDDKEDTASDAKETKEADTDTVGRSIYSNNQLEELVSRLAAPVHLSSPISALSSSALSQNPNVQNISEVMQKLKVLVGKDLDSIMSTTGVVGEISSLLKNLDEIKDHLSPVDFGTFSVVQMVVGRFESDFPNIKLALSTYHDVHQEQQGVLGCLQELIQRRTDVNDKHEELNQRKQQITNRINGLQHDLQEAEKELATVLTEMDINAASGKDIESKINEECPKGASLMTKMSSVEPVYHFALAKKASLAEDWANIQACFLSKSI from the exons ATGTACATCTGCCAAATG GACATATCAGACGAAACAATTAGAAacttaaaagaagaaaatgatatGCTCATTCAGAGAGAG ACCATATCAGAAAAGACCATCCAGATATTGACAGAAGAAATTGATACAAACATTCGTAAAGAG GTCCTGTCACTAAAGATAATCAAGGAGCTGAACGAAGAAAATCATATGCACATTCAGAAAGAG GTTGCATTAGAAGAGAATATCagaaaattgaagaaagaactTGATATGCATGCTAAGAACGAG ACGGTGTTGCAATTATCCTCTGAAACTCCCAAGGATATTCCAGAAATCATCTTTCCCACTAGTGATCGAGTTGAGCCTTCTCCAAAACAAATGTCAATTCAACAAGGTACTGTGTCTTTGCCTTCTCAATCCTCTATCTTGACAGAGGGTAATCAATTGAAGGATGATGAAGTTGACATTTCCCAAACTGCCACGGAAATTGAAACTGGAAACATGCAATTGTCTGTGGAAAATGATATTCTTCCCCAAACATCTCGCCCTATGGCTTTGGTTGTCGAAGACAATTTGATAGTAGAGGCAGAAATTGTCTCAACCACGGAGCCTGATGACAAAGaagatactgcttctgatgcgAAAGAAACTAAAGAGGCTGACACAGATACTGTCGGTAGGAGCATTTATTCAAATAACCAACTAGAAGAACTTGTGTCAAGACTCGCTGCCCCTGTTCACTTGAGCTCACCAATTTCTGCTCTATCCTCTAGTGCTCTTTCTCAAAACCCGAATGTCCAAAATATTTCAGAAGTTATGCAAAAATTGAAAGTCTTGGTGGGCAAGGATCTTGACTCAATCATGTCCACCACTGGTGTTGTTGGGGAGATATCTTCATTGTTGAAAAATTTAGATGAAATCAAAGACCATCTCAGCCCTGTTGATTTTGGAACCTTTTCTGTAGTTCAGATGGTTGTTGGTCGTTTTGAAAGTGACTTCCCAAACATCAAACTTGCCCTATCCACCTATCATGATGTGCATCAAGAACAACAAGGAGTTCTTGGGTGTCTTCAAGAGTTGATACAACGTCGAACAGATGTGAATGACAAGCACGAGGAACTCAACCAGAGAAAACAGCAAATCACTAATCGCATTAATGGCCTTCAACATGATCTTCAAGAAGCAGAAAAGGAACTAGCTACAGTATTGACTGAAATGGATATCAATGCAGCATCTGGCAAAGACATTGAGTCCAAAATCAATGAGGAATGTCCGAAAGGTGCGAGTCTCATGACCAAGATGTCATCCGTTGAACCTGTCTATCACTTTGCTCTTGCCAAGAAAGCCTCTTTAGCTGAAGATTGGGCCAACATTCAAGCTTGTTTCCTTTCAAAATCTATATAA